The nucleotide sequence ACACGTGTATCCGTTTGTGCTAGTAGATGCTATTTATACGAAAGTCCGGGAGGATGGACGAGTACGCTCCAGAGCCGTGTTGATCGCTACAGGAGTGAATGAGGAAGGATATCGAGAAATTCTTGGCTTGCAAATCGGAAACAGTGAATCGGAGTCCAGCTGGAGCGAGTTCTTCGGATGGCTGAAAGACCGGGGACTCCGGGGAGTGGACTTGATCATCTCGGATCAGCACGGTGGGCTGGTGCAAGCCATTTTAAACAAAGAGGATCTGGTCATCGCCAAAGCATTGCAACCAATGATTGTCCAACATAGTCACAAGATCACCGATGCTTTTTATGGCGGCTTGACTGAAATACCGGAATTGTTGAACCTCATTGAACAGCACAGTTCTGTTGAGTGGCTAAAAGAAACATTGCGCGTTCATTTAACTGAACTTTTTGCAGGGCATATTGATGAAGCCTTTATGCAAAAAAGGATGCGAGTCGCCACGACCCATGTACAGATTGGACTGGAGCCAAAATGGTATATCGCTTCATTCTAACGCCTGTTTACCTCAATTACGAATACTCTTGAGGAAACACTATCCAGCCGTGAGGATTATACCAAAGCTATCCTGGTCGTTAGCAAGTTATTTAATTTAGAGCAACAGGTTGTGCTAACTTCATATGAACAACAACTTGAACAACTCCGCGTCCAAACTGAACAAGACAAACAAAACATGAAAGATTCGGTTCACAAAGCGGCAGAAGAACTGGCCACCATCTCACAGAATTTGACAGCCTCTTTAGAAGAATTAGCCGCTCAGTCGAAAGAGATTGTTAAAATGGCCAACCAAGGAAGTGTCCACAGCAGTCATGTTGAAGAAAAAGCGCAAGGCGGTCACAAACAATTGTCTGAGCAACAGGAATTGTTTACCCAGATTGAGCGGAGTGTGGAGGCCATTACCACAGAAATGGACCGCTTAGAGGAGACATCAAATGATATTCAGCAAGTAATTAATATTGTGACAGACATTGCTGATCAGACTAACCTACTAGCGCTGAACGCAGCCATTGAAGCAGCCAGAGCAGGGGAACATGGACGCGGCTTTGCAGTTGTTGCTGATGAAGTGCGGAAGTTGGCTGAACAGACCAAGCAATCTGTAGCCAGTGTAGCCGCAGCCATTCAGCAAACCAATCAACAAATCACTAAAGTGGTAGAGCTTAACACCACTATCG is from Caldalkalibacillus thermarum and encodes:
- a CDS encoding methyl-accepting chemotaxis protein — encoded protein: MLTSYEQQLEQLRVQTEQDKQNMKDSVHKAAEELATISQNLTASLEELAAQSKEIVKMANQGSVHSSHVEEKAQGGHKQLSEQQELFTQIERSVEAITTEMDRLEETSNDIQQVINIVTDIADQTNLLALNAAIEAARAGEHGRGFAVVADEVRKLAEQTKQSVASVAAAIQQTNQQITKVVELNTTIEKLIKQSNTGMKETGLAFKDILLAVEENKAQIVHIQGELENFEQVMSEIAQASEKVALSSDQLKDMSTQI